The Camelina sativa cultivar DH55 chromosome 14, Cs, whole genome shotgun sequence genome includes a window with the following:
- the LOC104742568 gene encoding phytochrome-associated serine/threonine-protein phosphatase 1, with translation MDLDQWISKVKDGQHLSEDELQLLCEYVKEILIEESNVQPVKSPVTVCGDIHGQFHDLMKLFQTGGHVPETNYIFMGDFVDRGYNSLEVFTILLLLKARHPANITLLRGNHESRQLTQVYGFYDECQRKYGNANAWRYCTDVFDYLTLSAIIDGTVLCVHGGLSPDVRTIDQIRLIERNCEIPHEGPFCDLMWSDPEDIETWAVSPRGAGWLFGSRVTTEFNHINNLDLVCRAHQLVQEGLKYMFQDKGLVTVWSAPNYCYRCGNVASILSFNDNMEREVKFFTETEENNQMRGPRTGVPYFL, from the exons ATGGATTTAGATCAATGGATTTCCAAGGTTAAAGACGGCCAACATCTCTCTGAGGACGAGCTTCAGCTTCTCTGCGAATAC GTGAAAGAAATTCTTATCGAGGAATCAAATGTACAACCTGTCAAAAGTCCTGTCACCGTCTGTGGTGATATCCATGGCCAGTTTCATGACCTTATGAAGCTTTTCCAGACCGGAGGTCATGTTCCCGAGactaattacatatttatg GGGGATTTCGTTGATAGAGGTTACAACAGTCTTGAAGTTTTCACCATTCTTTTGCTTCTTAAAGCAAG ACATCCAGCCAATATCACACTTTTGCGCGGAAATCATGAAAGCAGACAGCTAACTCAG GTGTATGGTTTCTATGACGAATGTCAAAGGAAGTATGGTAATGCTAATGCATGGAGATATTGCACGGATGTTTTTGACTATCTTACACTTTCAGCTATTATAGATGGCACT GTTCTTTGTGTTCATGGTGGCCTTTCACCGGATGTACGGACAATTGATCAG ATAAGACTGATTGAGCGGAATTGCGAAATACCGCATGAAGGACCCTTCTGTGATCTTATGTGGAGTGATCCTGAAGATATTGAAACATGGGCTGTCAGTCCACGTGGAGCTGGTTGGCTTTTCGGGTCTAGGGTTACCACTGAg TTTAACCATATTAACAATCTTGATCTAGTATGTCGTGCACACCAGCTTGTACAAGAAGGTCTCAAGTACATGTTCCAAGATAAAGGTCTCGTAACT gTGTGGTCTGCACCTAATTACTGCTACCGATGTGGGAATGTGGCTTCTATATTGAGTTTCAATGACAACATG GAAAGGGAAGTGAAGTTCTTCACGGAAACAGAAGAGAACAATCAAATGAGAGGGCCAAGAACAGGTGTTCCTTATTTTCTGTGA